The sequence TGTTGACGGGGCTGGTCGTGGGCGCCTCGACGGCCGCGACGCTGGGTTGCGCGACGGTCACGTTCGCCGCGGTGGCCGGTCATACGGCGAAGCTGAACACCGCCCTGTTTGTCGGGATCATGGCCGCCGTGCTCCTACTGCGGACGCGCGTCCACGTCGATCCGGCCCGTCGCACTGCACTCGGAGTCGGGGGAATCGTGTCGGCGGTGGCGTGTTTCGTGATCGCCGCTGCCGCGATGCCCGGTCAGTTGCACTGGTTCAGCCTGCTGGCCACCGCCGCGGGCGCGGCGGGGTTGAGTCGGCTGATCGGGCTGTCCGTCGGTCCCGTGTTGCAGCGGGTTGTCGAGGTCGCCGAGTACGTCGCTGCGGCAGCCGTTGTGCCGCTGGCCTGCTGGGTCGCCGGTGTCTACGGTGTTGTCCGCGCCATTGGCTTGTCATGAGGGCGGCGCGGCTCTTGGTGGCGGCGTTGTTGGTCGCGCTTCCGGTGGGCATGAGCGCGCCTGCGGCGGCGGTGAGCCCACCGGCGGTGGATGACTCGCGGCTGCCCCGGGCGGCATCGCCTGCGCCACCGCGGCCCACCCGCCAACAGGAGCCATGTGTGTCATCGACCGACACCATCGAGCAGGGCAAGCCAGAGCAGCTCAACGCCCTTGGTTTGCCGTCGGTTTGGCAACTGACGCGCGGCGGCGGGCAGACGGTCGCGATCATCGACACCGGCGTGTCGCGGCACCGGCTTCTGCCCCACCTCATCCCCGGCGGCGACTATGTGTCGAGCGGCGACGGCACCGACGACTGCGACGGTCACGGCACGATCGTGGCCGGCATCGTCGGGGCCGCTGGCGACGGCGCGTTCCAAGGCGTCGCACCCGACGCCACGATCATCGGTATCCGCCAGTCCAGCACCAAGTTCCGTGCCGTCGACGACGCCACCGGCTCGGGGTTCGGCGACGTGGACACCCTGGCCATGGCGGTCCGCACCGCCGCCGACATGGGCGCCACGGTGATCAACGTGTCCTCGGTCGCGTGCCTGCCCGCCGAGGACCTCCTCGACGACCGCGCCCTCGGTGCCGCGCTGGCCTACGCCGTCGACGTCAAGAACGCCGTCGTGGTGGCCGCGGCCGGAAACGTCGGCGGCTTAGGACAATGCCCGCAGCAGAACCCGGTCGATCCCACGCAGGCCGGCCGTCCCGACTGGGCGGGCGTGCGCGTGGTCGTCAGCCCGGCCTGGTACGACGACTACGTGCTGACGGTCGGGTCGGTCACCCCGAACGGTACGGCGTCGAAGTTCACCCTGGCGGGTCCGTGGGTGGATGTCGCCGCTCCCGGTGAGGGCATCGTGTCGCTGGATCCCGATGGCGAGGGCCTCGTCGATGAACTGCCCGCCGCCGGCGGCGCGTCGCCGATCGCGGGCACGAGCTACGCCGCTCCTGTGGTGACCGGAGTCGCTGCGCTGCTGCGGGCGCGCTCACCGGAGCTGACGGCGCGACAGGTCATGCAGCGCATCGAAGCCACCGCACGTCCACCTGCCGCCGGCTGGAATCCTGTTGTCGGACATGGGGTTGTCGATCCGGTCGCCGCCGTGACCGGCCGTCCCACACAATCGGATGCCCCTGACACACCACGCCGGGTGTCCGTCCCTGTCGCGGACCCGCCGGACGAACGGCCCA comes from Mycolicibacterium pulveris and encodes:
- the mycP gene encoding type VII secretion-associated serine protease mycosin, producing MRAARLLVAALLVALPVGMSAPAAAVSPPAVDDSRLPRAASPAPPRPTRQQEPCVSSTDTIEQGKPEQLNALGLPSVWQLTRGGGQTVAIIDTGVSRHRLLPHLIPGGDYVSSGDGTDDCDGHGTIVAGIVGAAGDGAFQGVAPDATIIGIRQSSTKFRAVDDATGSGFGDVDTLAMAVRTAADMGATVINVSSVACLPAEDLLDDRALGAALAYAVDVKNAVVVAAAGNVGGLGQCPQQNPVDPTQAGRPDWAGVRVVVSPAWYDDYVLTVGSVTPNGTASKFTLAGPWVDVAAPGEGIVSLDPDGEGLVDELPAAGGASPIAGTSYAAPVVTGVAALLRARSPELTARQVMQRIEATARPPAAGWNPVVGHGVVDPVAAVTGRPTQSDAPDTPRRVSVPVADPPDERPTRIAVRGATVCVAVSAALIAVTRLRRRSQAVAHD